GGCCATGATGCCGGCGCGCTGCACGTCCTCGTAGCGGACTTTGGAGGTGTCGAACTCCTCCAGGTTGGCCACGAGCTTCTTGAACGTCTGCTCGAACGTGGGCAGCGTCTTCCGCTGGCGGGTGAGCGGCGTCGTCCGCGCCAGGACGTAGTTCTTCACATAGGGATGGTTGATGCCCCGCTTCTTGATCTTTGCCACGACCTTGCCGAGCGCCTCGTCGGCCTCCGCGACCATGTCGGCGCGCTCCTCGCGCTCGCCGAGCGTCTTCGGGAAGTGGCCCTTCAGGAACTTGTCCACGCGGCGCAGGATGGGCGCGAAGGCGCCGCCCGAGAAGCGCTTGTTCCGCTCGTAGAGCAGGCCCAGCGTGATGAAGTGGGGCGCCTCGAACTGGAAGGCGTAGGCCTCTTCGCCGCGGTCGGGCTCTTCTTTCACGAGACCCTTGTACATGCGGATGACCTCGAGGGACTTCTCCTTGAGGTTGTGGGCCTTCTCGGTGTTCAGGGCGAGGATCTGGTACGCGACCTCGGGCTCCACCACCACGATCGCCGGCACCATCTTGGCCTTGAGCTTCTCGAGGACGATTCGCCGGTGATTTCCATTTGGCGTCCAGTAGCGGCCGGGCTCGGGCGACATCACCACGATCGGGTCGACGAATCGGTCGACCTTCTTCACGCACTCGAGCAGGCGCTTGACGTGCGCGGGCGAGGGATCGCGCTGATAGGGCGTCGCGTCCACCTTCGCGGCGGGCAGCAGGCAGAAGATCTGCCAGTGATCCCCCACCGGCTCGCGGTAGATCGTCAGCACCGCGCCACCGTCCTGCTCGACCTGCTCGGCCAGCTTCAGCGCCGGCTTCGGGGGCTCCGCGTCGTCGGGAAACACGCTCCACCGCGCCATGCCACACCTCCTGGGGTGATCGCGGTCATTATGCCCGACGCGCGGGCCGCGCGATAGGCGCTACACGGACGCCTTCGCGGCGACGCCGGCACCCCCGGCGCTCCGGGCGGCGCGGCGAGCGAGCGCGGCGCGCAGGCTTCCGTAGATTCCGTCGGGCAGGAAAATGATGAAGATGATCAGCAGCAGGCCGTAGATGGTGTCGGCCATGCCGAGGAGCTTGAGCCCGAACAGGATGCGGAGGAATTCCGACAACGCGGTGGTGAGCGCGGTGCCGACGAGCGGTCCGAGCAGCGTGTACATCCCGCCCAGCACCACCGCGAACACGATCTTGAGCGAGACGCCGATGCCGGCCAGGGTCTCGGGGTTCACGTAGGCGATGGCCTGGGCGTAGAGGGACCCGCCGAGGGCGGTGAGCGCCGCCGAGAGTACGGTGATACCCAGCTTGAAGCGTGTCACGTGGATGCCCACCGACGCCGCCGCGGTCTCATCCTCGCCGATCGACTCAAGCGCCGCGCGCGCCATGCTCCGGTCCACCCGGTGCCAGATCCAGAGGCCGATGAGGAACATCGCAAGGCTTCCGTAGTAGAAGACCTGCTTGCTGCCGTACTGGACGGCCCAGAGGGAGTCGCCGCCCGCGCTGCGGAGGGTGAGGCCCAGGGAGCCCGCGGTCCAGTCGCGCTCGGCGATGATGAGAAGGCGGATCACCTCGCCCACCGCGAGGGTCACGAGGCCGAAATAGTGGCCGACCACGCGGAACCGGAAGCATGGGAGCCCCACCACCACCGCCAGGAGCCCGGCGAGGATCATGCCCGCCACCGCGCCCAGCCACGGCGTGACCCCGTAGACGTTCCAGAGGAGCACCGTGGCGTAGGCGCCCACCCCGAGGAAGGCGCCGTGGCCGAGGGAGACGAGCTGGAAGCGACCCATCAGCGACCACGCGCTGCCGATGAAGGACCAGATGAAGATCTGGATGGTGACGTGTAGCACGTACTGCCGGTAGCCGCCGAGCGGGATGAGTGGCTGGAGCAGGAGGACGAGGAGGAGGGCGCCGGCGAGAACGCGGCCGCGGGTCACTGGCGCCTCGCCAGGATGCCGCCGGGGCGGATGAAGATCATCACGATGAAGATCACGAAGGCGATCACGTAGCCCATCTCGGTGGACATCACCACGCCGCCCACCGCAATCACCTCGCTCATGATGAAGGACGCCACGAAGGCGCCCACCATGTTCCCCAGCCCGCCGAGCACGCACACCATGAACGTCAACGGCCCGAACTGGCCGCCGAAGAACGGGTGCACCGCGTACTGGAAGATCAGCAGCGCGCCGGCGAGGCCGGCCATGAGCCCACCCACTGCGGAGGTGACGACGTAGATGCGCTGCGGGCTCGCCCCCATCAGCGACATGGCCTCACGGTCCTGGGAGACGGCCCGGATCGCGGTGCCGATGTAGGTGCGGGTGAGGAAGAGGTAGAGGCCGATCACCGCGAGGATGGAGATCCCGAAGGGAATGAGGCGGGTGGCGGGGATGAAGATGCCGCCGATCTCCCAGGACGGCAGGGAGAGCCGGACCGACCGGTGGTCGGTGGTCCAGAGAAGCGTGGCCGCCGACTGCACGAAGAAGAGCAGCCCGCCGGTGGCGAGGAGCTGGTTGACGGGCGGGCTCGTGAGGATGGGCGAGATGATCAGCAGGTGCACGGCCACGCCGAGCAGCGCGCCGACTCCAAGGGAGACGAGTCCAGCGGCCCAGAACGGCCAGCCGTGCACGGTCACCAGGAAGTAGATCGCGTACATGCAGAGCATGACGAGATCGACGTAGGCGATCCACACGATGTCGAGCACGCCGAAGATCAAGTTGAGGCCGAGGGCGAGGAGGGCGATGACACCGCCCAGCAGCACGCCGTTGACCATCGCCTCCACGAGGAAGATCGGATCGATCATGGCTAGACGCCCATATATGCCTTTCTGACGAAGTCCTGCTCGCTGAGCTCGGCGGCGCGGCCCTCCATGCGGATGCGGCCGACCTCGAGCAGATAGGCGCGGTCCACCAGCTTGAGCACCTGCCGCACGTTCTGTTCGACCACGAGGATGGTGTAGCCCTCCTCGCGGACCCGGCGGATGAGATCGAAGAGCCGCAGCACCATCACGGGGGCCAGCCCCATGGACGGCTCGTCGAGGAGGATGATCTTGGGCCGCGACATGAGCGCGCGGCCGATGGCCAGCATCTGCTGCTCGCCGCCCGACATGCTGCCCGCACGCTGCGCACGCCGGTCCGCGAGCACGGGGAAGAGCGCGTACACCCGTTCGAGGCTTTCCGCGAAGCGCGCGCGCGCCGCGGGGAGAAAGGCGCCCATCTTCAGGTTGTCCGCCACGGTGAGGGCGGGGAAGAGCCGCCGCCCTTCCGGAACATGGGCGATCCCGTGCCCGACGATCTGATGCGCGGGGCGCCCGGCCAGCTCGGCCCCGTCGAAGGTGAGGGCGCCCGACCGCGGCGCGATCAGCCCGGAGATCACCCGGAGCAGCGTCGTCTTGCCCGCGCCGTTGGGCCCCACCACCGCGACCGTCTCGCCCCGGTCCACCCGGAGGCTCACGTCCCAGAGGGCGGTGAACTGGCCGTAGCCGGCGCTGATCGCGCGAAGCTCGAGCATGTCAGGCGGCGGTCACGCGAGGACGAGCTTCTCGCCGAGGTAGGCCTCGACCACCTTGGGGTCCTCGGCGACCTGCTGCGGCGTGCCTTCCGCGATCTTCTCGCCGTGGTCGAGGACCACGATGCGGTCCACCACCCGCATCAGCGTGGCCATAATGTGCTCGACCCAGACGATGGTGATGCCGAGCTCGCGGCGGATACGCTTCAGGAGCTCGGCGGCATCGTGCATCTCGGACGGGTCGAGGCCACCGAGGCTCTCATCGGCGAGGAGAAGCTTGGGGCGGGTGGCGAGCGCCCGCGCCAGCTCGAGCTTCTTGAGCCCGCCCGCGCCCAGGAGCGCGGTGGACGCGGCGGGATCGGTGGGTAGTCCCACCAGGGCCAGCGTCTCGCGGGCGTGCGCGCGTGCCTGCGCCTCGGTGCCCCGCTGGCTTGCGCCGTAGTGCGCGGCGACCGCCACGTTCTCCAGGATGGTGAGCTTGCGGAACGGCCGGGGAATCTGGAACGTGCGCGCGATGCCCTTGTGGCAGATCCGATCGGGGGTGAGGCCGCCGATCTCGGCCCCGCCGAAGGTGATGGAGCCCGCGGAGGGCAGGAGGGCTCCCGAGATGCAGTTGAACAGCGTGGTCTTGCCCGAGCCGTTGGGGCCGATGAGTCCCAGGATCTCGCCCTCGCGCACCTCCATCGAGACCTCGTTGAGGGCGGTGAAACCGCCGAAGCGCTTGGTGAGGCGGGAGACGGTGAGCATGGGGCGGGGCGGGGCCGGGGCGCCCGACCGCGCGCCCCGGCCCGTCCGGTCAGATCAGCCGCGCGCGGCCCACGGCGAGGACGCCGGGAGCGGGAGGATCGGCGCCGCCGTCGACACCGACTTCGGGAACACCACCTCGAACTTCCCCTCATGCACCTGGAACACCACCGGGAACGCGCGCTCGTTCTGGCCGCGCATCGGGTTGCCCTCGGGAAGGAACTTCACGCCGTAGCCCATCATCGTGCCGCCCTCGGGGATGTCGGTCTCGCGCGCCGCCTTCGCGAGCGCGTCGGGCCCGAAGCCGCCGTGCTTCTGGATGGCGCGGGGGAGGACATCGTTCAGGAGGATCCAGAGGTTGTTGAAGCCCATCGAGACGTGCGGCGCGATCGCCCTGGCGTCCATGTTGGGCTCGAACTCCTTCTGGAACCGCTTGACCATCTCCGCGGTGAGATCGCCCACGCCGGACTTGAGCTTCTTGGGATCGAGGAGCTGCGAGGCCACCGGGTCCACGGAGTGGAATGCCTCGATGTCGGCCACCCCGAAACTCTCCTTCAGCTTGTCGATCTGGCTGTGTCCGGCGCCGTGGCCCAGGTAGGCCTTCACGCGGAGTCCCTGCTCCTTGGCCTGGCGCAGGAACAGGGCGATGTCGGGGTTGTAGCCGGTGTGGAAGAGCACGTCCGGACGCTGCGAGCGGAGCTTGGTGACGAGCGCCGAGAGATCGGGCGCCTGAATCGAATAGCCTTCCTTCAGCACCACGTTCATGCCCTGCTTCTTCGCTTCCGCCTCGTTGGCCGCGGCCACGCCGGTGCCGTAGGGGCCGTCCTCGTAGATGATGGCCGCGCGCAGGTCCTTCGGCGCCGCCTTGAGCCGCTCCTGGGAGAAGGCGGCGATGTACTGCACGGAGATGGCGCCGAAGAGGCCGCCGTTGGGCTGCGGGCGGAACGTGTACTGGAGGTTCCGGTCCTTGAAGACGGCGTCGGAGATCGCGGTGGTGATCCAGAGGAAGCGCTTCTGCTTGTCTACTCTTTCCGCGAGGGGCACGGCGTGAGCGCTCGAATAGACACCGGCGAGGACGTCGACCTTCTCCACGTTGAGCAGCCGCTCCGCCTCGTTGATGGCGATCTCAGCCTTGGACTGGCTGTCGCCGTCCACGCGGACGATCTTGTGCTTGCCGAGCACGCCGCCCTTCTCGTTCACGAGGTCGATGATCATCTTCGCGCCGCGCCAGCAGTTGAGCGAGCCGGCGGCGGAGAATGGCCCCGTGTGGTCGAAGAGAATGCCGATCTTGATCGTGGGAGCCTGCGCATGGGCCCGCAGCACCCACGGCCCGACGGCGGTGCCGGCGGCCGCGGCCCCGGTGGTAGCGAGGAACTGGCGACGCGAGATGACGCCCATCGTGTGTCCTCCTCGGCGATGAAGAAGAGTGTCCGGGAATCGGCGGCACGCGCGCCCCATGGGACCGGGCGGCGTGGGCAGGAGAGTACAACGAAGCGCGGGCTTCCGTCCAGCCTCGCATAGACTGTCCAGGATGTCCGGCCCGGCTCTGGCACTGGTCCTCTGCGCCGCCGCCATTCATGCCGCCTGGAACGCGCTCGCCAAGCGGGCCCGGGCGCCCATGGCCTTCCTGTGGTCGTCCGTGGCGCTCGCCACCCTCGTGCTGTCGCCGCTGGGCCTCGCCTATCTCCCGGACGAGGGCGTCCCGGCGTCCGCCATGCCGTTTCTCGGCGCCACCATCGTCATCCACTTCGTCTACTTCTACGCGCTGGCCCGCGCCTATTCGGCGGGCGGCGACCTCTCGCTCGTCTACCCGGTCGCGCGCGGGCTCGGCGTGGCGCTCGTGCCCGTGGTCGGCGTGCTTCTGCTGGACGAGCGCCCTTCGGCGCTTGGCGCGGCCGGCATCGTACTCGTGATCGCTGGGATCGTCGCCATCGCGCTCGCATCGCGCCTCAGCCTCTCGCCTTCGGGGGGAGGGGGCAGGGTGAGGGGGCTCGGCTGGGCGCTCCTCACGGGATTGACCGTCGCCGCCTATTCCCTGGTCGATAAGGTCGGGGTCTCGCGGCTGCACCCGCTGCCCTATCTCGTCATTCTCGGCGCGGGGATGACGCTGCTGCTGGCGCCGCCGGTACTGCGCGACCACCACGCGCTCGTCGAGGAGTGGCGGGCGAACTGGCGCACGATCCTGCTCGCCTCGTGCATGAATCTCACCAGCTACCTGCTCGTGCTCTTCGCCTTCCGCCTGGCGAAGACGGGTTACGTGGTGGCGGCGCGCGAGCTCTCGATCGTGCTGTCGGTGCTGATCGGGTGGCTGTGTCTCGGCGAGAAGAATCTGGGGCGGCGGCTCGTGGGCGCCGCCGTGGTACTGGCGGGCGTGGCCTGCGTGGCCCTCGCGCGCTAGCCGCGCTTCCGGATCACGCGGCGCGCCCCGAATCCGAGGAGGCCGAGCCCGAGCAGCGCAAGGGAGGCGGGGAGGGGCACCGGCGTGACGACGGGCTCGAGGAGGAAATTCGGGCCGAAAAATCCGTTATCGCTGCCCGGCGACGCGTCGGAATTCGGGAATTGTAGATTTGCTCCGACGGCAAACTTGGCCGAGTCGAAGTTCGCCAGGGCCGGGTCGAGGATCACGTCGTCCTGGGACGCACGAAACATGGTCACGTCCTCGATGATGACCGATCCCAGCACATAGAATCCCGGCGCCAGGTCCACGTCGGCGATGTCCTCGAACAGCCACTGCCCGGCTCCGAGCACGGACGGGACCGCGATGTCCGCGCCGCCGCCTGCGGGAACAGTGGTCGAGGCGAGCAGTGTGCCTGCCGCCGTCCACAAGCCCACCGGGGTGCCGACCTCCAGTCCATTGGAGCCCTCGTCCCATACGCCGAGCGCGGTCACACGCACCGGCGTCTTCACCTCGACAGCCCAACCGATGGTGAAGGAACTATTCACATCAACTCCGGCAATTCCATCCCCGTTGATGTCGATGGCCAGGCTAGCCGCGAGCGCGGGCAGAGGTGTCGCCAGAAGCGCCAACGCCAGCACGGCTCCCCGGAACCCGCGCATGCAGTTTCCCTCACGCTATGAGAGGCACAACGCTCTGCAACACCAATTAGCGCGAAGATGCAAGTGTCGCGCCATGCGCGGTGGATCACGAGTAAGCTGCGGTATTTGCGCGTTTGCGCAAAGAGACGAACGTAGTGCCGCAGTGATATGCGGGAATGTTGGCAAGAAACCTGACTCCGCGAGTCCTCACGCATGGCCCCGCCATCTCGCGGTTGGCGGCGCCGAGGTCCCGTAAATACGCGCGGCGCAAAGGGAAATCTAAGTAGGCGCATTCGCGGTGGGAAGTATATTCTCTGTAAACCCGGCTGACGGCGCTGGAGAATGATTTTCCAGTAATAGCACCTATAGAATGTCTATATCTGCATTCCGAGCGGTCACAGCCGCGTGGCGCGAACCATCCATTCGAGACCACGCCGACGCTCGATCGACGCCGCCGGCGGCCCGGATTCCACGATGGCGAAGTGCGGCGCGAGCAACCGCTCCACCTCGTCGTACGCGACGGGGAAGGGCGGCCCGTCCTCGCCCTCGCGCAACGGATAGAAGCACCCGAGCAGCGTGCCGCCGCGCTTCAAGATGGTACGCAGCACGTCGACATAGTCCGCGCGCCGCGCGGGATCGATGGCGCAGAATCACGTGTACTCCCACACGCCGTCGAAGGCCTCGCGGTGGTCGCGGCCGAGGGTGAAGACGTCGCGCTGCTCGAACGTCGCGCCCACACCCCCCGGGGAGGTGAGGCCACGCGCTTCCGCGACGGCGGCGGCCGCGAAGTCGAAGCCGACCACGCGATAGCCCTGGCGCGCGAGCAGCCGCACGTCATGCCCGCGCCCGCAGCCCGGGACGGCGATTCGCGGCCGCGGGTCGTCTGCCGGTTGGGGGAGAGCGGGGGCCATTTCTCGGCCCCCGCTGATGGCGAATCGCCCGCCCCCGGCAAGCCACGCTCCCAGCACTGGACTGGGCTCGCCCAGCTCCCAGCCGTCCTGCCCCTCGGCATAGAGCCCTTCCCAGAAGGCGGGCGTGCTTACGGGCTTCCGATCGAGTCCCATCCGAAGCCCTCGAAGTGATCGATGACGCGCTCGGCCCCCGCCGCATGGAGCTCTTCCGCGGAATAGGCAGTCGCCACGCCGATCGCGCGCATGCCCGCGGCGCGCGCCGCGTGGATGCCCACCACCGAATCTTCGAACACCAGGCATTGCGCGGGATCCGCGCGGAGGCGACGCGCCGCCAGCGTGTAAACCTCGGGATTCGGCTTGCCGTACGTGACGTCGTCGGCGGTCACCACCACCGGGAAGTGATGCAGGAGCCCGATGCCGCGCAGGAGGTGATCGACGTCGTACGACGACGCGGACGTGCCGACGGCCAGCGGCACGCGGCGGCGCGCCAGATCCCCCACGAAGCCGGCGACCCCCGCTACCGCGCGCGGCCCCTGGCGCGAGAGGCGCGCGTAGTGGTCGCGCTTGCGACGCGCGAGCTGATAGGCCTCCCAGTCCGGCACGTGCCGGCCGAGGAGGAGCGGGATGGCTTCCTCGCTGGGCCGCCCGATGGTGAGCCGCCAGTAGTCCGGCCGCGGGGGCGACTCACCCAGCTCGGTCAGGAGCGCGTCCCACGCGGCGCGATGCCATGCCCCGCTGTCGAGCAGCACTCCATCCATATCGAAGATCAGCGCACCGATGGGAGCGATCATCACCTCAGTCTAGGGGTAGGTGGTATCGGGGTCGAGCGGGAAGATGGGTCGCCGCACCCGCTTGAAGTCGAAGCGCGCAAGGTTGGACGACGAGAGTCCCGGCGCGTCCACCTCGATGATCGCGCGGGCGATGGGCTCGAAGGCGGCCCGGTAGTGAATGGTGGACTTCACCACGAGGATCTTGTGCTCGAGCGGGTCGAGGCCGACGAAGCGGATCATCTCCGGATCCAGCGTTTGCCAGCGGTAGGAGATGAGGACCACCTTGACGTCGTTGACGTCCAGCACCGCGGTGATGCCGAGGCGGCCGGGGAGACCACGCGCCATCGGCCCCTTGTGCACGAAGCGGCCGTCCGACAGGGTGCGCACCACCCCGGTGACGCGGAGGGGGGCGCCGTGACGCTGGTCCACCTTGCCGCCCACGTCGAGGGTGACCGACTGACCCACGCCCGCCTTGACGCAGGCGGCCACCGCGGCCGGATCCCAGATGCACGCCACCACCGCCGAGCGCGCGCCCACGCGCAAGAGCTCCCGCAGGATCTCGGTGCCGTCGCCGGCCGCGCCGCCGCCCGTGTTGTCGGCCATGTCGGCGAGCACGATGGGCCGGCCCTCGGCGGTGAGCGCGCGCGCCACCGCCTCGGAGACGGGCAGGCCCTGGTGGATGAACTCGTGGCGATGCTCCCAGGCGGTGCGCGCGAGCTGATCGGCGAGGCGATCCGCGAGGGCCTGATCGCCGTCGGT
This Candidatus Methylomirabilota bacterium DNA region includes the following protein-coding sequences:
- a CDS encoding chromosome partitioning protein ParB — protein: MARWSVFPDDAEPPKPALKLAEQVEQDGGAVLTIYREPVGDHWQIFCLLPAAKVDATPYQRDPSPAHVKRLLECVKKVDRFVDPIVVMSPEPGRYWTPNGNHRRIVLEKLKAKMVPAIVVVEPEVAYQILALNTEKAHNLKEKSLEVIRMYKGLVKEEPDRGEEAYAFQFEAPHFITLGLLYERNKRFSGGAFAPILRRVDKFLKGHFPKTLGEREERADMVAEADEALGKVVAKIKKRGINHPYVKNYVLARTTPLTRQRKTLPTFEQTFKKLVANLEEFDTSKVRYEDVQRAGIMAAPAAG
- a CDS encoding branched-chain amino acid ABC transporter permease; the protein is MTRGRVLAGALLLVLLLQPLIPLGGYRQYVLHVTIQIFIWSFIGSAWSLMGRFQLVSLGHGAFLGVGAYATVLLWNVYGVTPWLGAVAGMILAGLLAVVVGLPCFRFRVVGHYFGLVTLAVGEVIRLLIIAERDWTAGSLGLTLRSAGGDSLWAVQYGSKQVFYYGSLAMFLIGLWIWHRVDRSMARAALESIGEDETAAASVGIHVTRFKLGITVLSAALTALGGSLYAQAIAYVNPETLAGIGVSLKIVFAVVLGGMYTLLGPLVGTALTTALSEFLRILFGLKLLGMADTIYGLLLIIFIIFLPDGIYGSLRAALARRAARSAGGAGVAAKASV
- a CDS encoding branched-chain amino acid ABC transporter permease, translated to MIDPIFLVEAMVNGVLLGGVIALLALGLNLIFGVLDIVWIAYVDLVMLCMYAIYFLVTVHGWPFWAAGLVSLGVGALLGVAVHLLIISPILTSPPVNQLLATGGLLFFVQSAATLLWTTDHRSVRLSLPSWEIGGIFIPATRLIPFGISILAVIGLYLFLTRTYIGTAIRAVSQDREAMSLMGASPQRIYVVTSAVGGLMAGLAGALLIFQYAVHPFFGGQFGPLTFMVCVLGGLGNMVGAFVASFIMSEVIAVGGVVMSTEMGYVIAFVIFIVMIFIRPGGILARRQ
- a CDS encoding ABC transporter ATP-binding protein, producing the protein MLELRAISAGYGQFTALWDVSLRVDRGETVAVVGPNGAGKTTLLRVISGLIAPRSGALTFDGAELAGRPAHQIVGHGIAHVPEGRRLFPALTVADNLKMGAFLPAARARFAESLERVYALFPVLADRRAQRAGSMSGGEQQMLAIGRALMSRPKIILLDEPSMGLAPVMVLRLFDLIRRVREEGYTILVVEQNVRQVLKLVDRAYLLEVGRIRMEGRAAELSEQDFVRKAYMGV
- a CDS encoding ABC transporter ATP-binding protein, whose translation is MLTVSRLTKRFGGFTALNEVSMEVREGEILGLIGPNGSGKTTLFNCISGALLPSAGSITFGGAEIGGLTPDRICHKGIARTFQIPRPFRKLTILENVAVAAHYGASQRGTEAQARAHARETLALVGLPTDPAASTALLGAGGLKKLELARALATRPKLLLADESLGGLDPSEMHDAAELLKRIRRELGITIVWVEHIMATLMRVVDRIVVLDHGEKIAEGTPQQVAEDPKVVEAYLGEKLVLA
- a CDS encoding ABC transporter substrate-binding protein, with the translated sequence MGVISRRQFLATTGAAAAGTAVGPWVLRAHAQAPTIKIGILFDHTGPFSAAGSLNCWRGAKMIIDLVNEKGGVLGKHKIVRVDGDSQSKAEIAINEAERLLNVEKVDVLAGVYSSAHAVPLAERVDKQKRFLWITTAISDAVFKDRNLQYTFRPQPNGGLFGAISVQYIAAFSQERLKAAPKDLRAAIIYEDGPYGTGVAAANEAEAKKQGMNVVLKEGYSIQAPDLSALVTKLRSQRPDVLFHTGYNPDIALFLRQAKEQGLRVKAYLGHGAGHSQIDKLKESFGVADIEAFHSVDPVASQLLDPKKLKSGVGDLTAEMVKRFQKEFEPNMDARAIAPHVSMGFNNLWILLNDVLPRAIQKHGGFGPDALAKAARETDIPEGGTMMGYGVKFLPEGNPMRGQNERAFPVVFQVHEGKFEVVFPKSVSTAAPILPLPASSPWAARG
- a CDS encoding DMT family transporter, producing the protein MSGPALALVLCAAAIHAAWNALAKRARAPMAFLWSSVALATLVLSPLGLAYLPDEGVPASAMPFLGATIVIHFVYFYALARAYSAGGDLSLVYPVARGLGVALVPVVGVLLLDERPSALGAAGIVLVIAGIVAIALASRLSLSPSGGGGRVRGLGWALLTGLTVAAYSLVDKVGVSRLHPLPYLVILGAGMTLLLAPPVLRDHHALVEEWRANWRTILLASCMNLTSYLLVLFAFRLAKTGYVVAARELSIVLSVLIGWLCLGEKNLGRRLVGAAVVLAGVACVALAR
- a CDS encoding PEP-CTERM sorting domain-containing protein, which codes for MRGFRGAVLALALLATPLPALAASLAIDINGDGIAGVDVNSSFTIGWAVEVKTPVRVTALGVWDEGSNGLEVGTPVGLWTAAGTLLASTTVPAGGGADIAVPSVLGAGQWLFEDIADVDLAPGFYVLGSVIIEDVTMFRASQDDVILDPALANFDSAKFAVGANLQFPNSDASPGSDNGFFGPNFLLEPVVTPVPLPASLALLGLGLLGFGARRVIRKRG
- a CDS encoding HAD family phosphatase; this translates as MIAPIGALIFDMDGVLLDSGAWHRAAWDALLTELGESPPRPDYWRLTIGRPSEEAIPLLLGRHVPDWEAYQLARRKRDHYARLSRQGPRAVAGVAGFVGDLARRRVPLAVGTSASSYDVDHLLRGIGLLHHFPVVVTADDVTYGKPNPEVYTLAARRLRADPAQCLVFEDSVVGIHAARAAGMRAIGVATAYSAEELHAAGAERVIDHFEGFGWDSIGSP